Part of the Sulfobacillus acidophilus DSM 10332 genome, CCCGACCATCCACCGGGGTTCAATCCAGTCGCTACGGCGCAGTTTGTATAATAAATCCGTCCCGATATTGCCGGATCCGATGATCGCCGCCGTTAATTTAGCCATTATCGTCCCTCCGTTCGATGAAATGTTTACCGTGCCGGAGCAAAATAGGCACTGACCGTTCCGAGTCCCTCCACGGTCGCGCGGACCAGATCACCGGGTTCAACGGTCACGGCGGCCGTTGCGGAACCCGACAAAATGATGTGGCCGGCTTCTAATCGTTCGCCGAAAGCGGAAACCGCCCGGGCCAGCCACGCCACGGCTAACGCCGGATGCCCCAGCACCGCCGCCCCCGATCCGTTTTGCTCGACGCGCCCGTTTTTCCAAAGGGTTACACCCAACGCGGCCAAGTCTCCAGCCTTTGCCGGAGTGACCGGAGCCCCCAAGACTACCCCGCCGGACGATGCATTATCCGCTACCGTATCAATGAGTCCAATCCGCCAATCGCGAATCCGACTGTCAATGACTTCTAAAGCCGGGCAAACATATTGCGTCGCATCCAGCACGTCTTGGATACCGACCGTATCGCCGGCCAACGGACGGGCCAGGATAAACGCCAGTTCCGGTTCGACTTTCGGCTGCCAGAGACGGGCCGTTACCTGCTCCGCGGCATCCCAGATCATCGAAGCCATCACGCGCCCGTAGTCCGGTTGATTGACGCCCAACATGGTTTGCATGGCACGGCTGGTCAATCCGATCTTATGGCCTACTACCCGGTCGCCTTGGGCTACTCGGGCGCGAATTTGCCAGGTTTGAATGGCGTAGGCATCTTCGATCGTTGCCTCCGGCAAAACGGCCGACAGCGGATCAATCGGGCCTTCCCGATATGCGGTCAAAAGCTTCTGTCCCCACTTCTCAACGGTCGTAGTATCCAGAGCCATCACTGTTCACCTCCTTCAGTGCTTTATTTCACCTGCTTCCTGAAGCCTGAAGCCCGGGCCGTGGATTTGGGCCTCTTCGTCTTAAACGGTACTTCCCCTACCAAACCGTCACAATCCGCGTGTTCCGATAGACGGAACACGCGGACAATTTTGTTCGAACCCCTATTGGCCGGATTGCATCAAATCGGCACGAACCGTCCCATAGTCGAAGGGAACCGGCGCCTCTTCAAAAACCGTCTGAAGGCTCGCCACCGCGTTCTCGGTTCGCGGTGCCCAAACGGATCGAATTACGTTCAGGCGATCTTGATTGGCCGGATTGTCATCGACGATAAATTGGCGAAGCGCTTCGCTCCATTCTTGATGTCGCAGGGTATCCAAATATAAATTGGACAGGATATCCGCCAACAAGTTGCCATCGTTCAACCGGGCCAACGTTGCCCAATGTACCAACCAGAGCCGGTCAATCACCGGCTTAACCACCAGTTGCATCGCCGCCCACGCTTCATCCCAGGCATAGGTCACCAATAGCTGCTCGATGAGTTCACGAAGCGGGGCCAATCGCGGGTCGGTTTCCCAAACCTCCCGATCCCCATCCCAGGCCCATTGCGGATAGGCTTTTCGCAATAACGCCTGATGGTAGGCAATCCGTTGCACCTTTCGCATTTCATCGCCCGCTTCAAATATCAGGCAGTTGGTAATATAACTGGACGGGGCCAACTGGGCTTGATACGCCGACAACATCTGGGTTCCGTGAAACAGATACCGCAATACCCCAAGGTACTTTGCCAGATAGGCCACCCATTCGCCGGATAGGGTCAAGGATTCCGCTTCCTCATAAAGCACATCGATGAACGTTTCTCGATCGTCTTGGTGTTCCGTATATTTTCGGTACACCATGGCCCGGGGATCGCGAAACCGGTTCCAGTCCGACACGGACAGCCCCATGTCATCCCGGTACTTACGGTACCACGCCACCACGGGCGCATCGGGATCCAGTTCAAACGGCATTTCCGTATGATAATGAAGCCGATGGGTCACCACTTCATATTCGGTCGGCATGCGCCGCAAGTCACTTAAGGCACTCCACGTCTTTAAACGAGCGTTGGCCATGAGATCCTCCTTTCAGAGTTAAAACCATTCGACCGCTTCACTTCCGGTTCGAATTTTTCCGGCAAACGATGAGAGATAGATTTCCAGTTCTCCCGGCATCCGAAACGACCGGCCCAATACTTGTTCCAAGGTCTCCCGGCGGACGACGCAATGCTCGGGAACCATCACACGGACATACCCGCCCTGATCGATAACGGTTACCGTTTTTCCTTGATTGTCGAGTTGAATGGCCTCCACGATCCCGGAGGTGATCTCACTGGCCCGCAAAATCGGCCCGACTTGGCGAACTCCCGTTTGTGGCTTATCCATAAATCCTCCTTCGTCCTTGCGGTAACGAATTATATTTCGACACTGGCAAAGCCCTCGGCATCGATGAGCACCCGAAACGTCTTCAACCGGGCATGCCGTGGGTTAATCCCTTT contains:
- a CDS encoding 2-oxopent-4-enoate hydratase (PFAM: Fumarylacetoacetate (FAA) hydrolase family~TIGRFAM: 2-oxopent-4-enoate hydratase~COGs: COG3971 2-keto-4-pentenoate hydratase~InterPro IPR002529~KEGG: bts:Btus_0967 2-oxopent-4-enoate hydratase~PFAM: Fumarylacetoacetase, C-terminal-like~PRIAM: 2-oxopent-4-enoate hydratase~SPTR: 2-oxopent-4-enoate hydratase) is translated as MALDTTTVEKWGQKLLTAYREGPIDPLSAVLPEATIEDAYAIQTWQIRARVAQGDRVVGHKIGLTSRAMQTMLGVNQPDYGRVMASMIWDAAEQVTARLWQPKVEPELAFILARPLAGDTVGIQDVLDATQYVCPALEVIDSRIRDWRIGLIDTVADNASSGGVVLGAPVTPAKAGDLAALGVTLWKNGRVEQNGSGAAVLGHPALAVAWLARAVSAFGERLEAGHIILSGSATAAVTVEPGDLVRATVEGLGTVSAYFAPAR
- a CDS encoding toluene 4-monooxygenase protein E (PFAM: Methane/Phenol/Toluene Hydroxylase~InterPro IPR003430~KEGG: bts:Btus_2065 methane/phenol/toluene hydroxylase~PFAM: Methane/phenol/toluene hydroxylase~SPTR: Methane/phenol/toluene hydroxylase) → MANARLKTWSALSDLRRMPTEYEVVTHRLHYHTEMPFELDPDAPVVAWYRKYRDDMGLSVSDWNRFRDPRAMVYRKYTEHQDDRETFIDVLYEEAESLTLSGEWVAYLAKYLGVLRYLFHGTQMLSAYQAQLAPSSYITNCLIFEAGDEMRKVQRIAYHQALLRKAYPQWAWDGDREVWETDPRLAPLRELIEQLLVTYAWDEAWAAMQLVVKPVIDRLWLVHWATLARLNDGNLLADILSNLYLDTLRHQEWSEALRQFIVDDNPANQDRLNVIRSVWAPRTENAVASLQTVFEEAPVPFDYGTVRADLMQSGQ
- a CDS encoding toluene 4-monooxygenase protein D (PFAM: MmoB/DmpM family~InterPro IPR003454~KEGG: reu:Reut_B5676 monooxygenase component MmoB/DmpM~PFAM: Monooxygenase component MmoB/DmpM~SPTR: Monooxygenase component MmoB/DmpM); the protein is MDKPQTGVRQVGPILRASEITSGIVEAIQLDNQGKTVTVIDQGGYVRVMVPEHCVVRRETLEQVLGRSFRMPGELEIYLSSFAGKIRTGSEAVEWF